A region of Toxotes jaculatrix isolate fToxJac2 chromosome 23, fToxJac2.pri, whole genome shotgun sequence DNA encodes the following proteins:
- the msantd1 gene encoding myb/SANT-like DNA-binding domain-containing protein 1, with the protein MASEDGFSYLMPGHSEKHRRAPNWTDGEMKALLYVWEEHHNELKMSKRNAKVYEKMSQRFFQLTGEQRFKEEIKMKITNMSFQYRRLKSTVGESGETPDWPYYKAIEKILSKPLENGRVNSLEFQASGAGPSTSSQSTENLVPQSEEGMLGFLPEYTGSSDEMEIKQELDSLSSDSENTQGSSSHPISARKRNANKHLSMKKKKLRVMQAMLQQQKRSSRAIEETCREVRRAIHQQNLLQVQCLQLQERMMNLLEKMIQPPSATSASWGQSGVKDPGKP; encoded by the exons ATGGCATCAGAGGACGGTTTCAGCTACCTAATGCCAGGCCACAGTGAGAAACACAGGCGGGCCCCGAACTGGACTGACGGTGAAATGAAAGCCCTCCTGTACGTGTGGGAGGAACACCACAACGAACTGAAAATGAGCAAGAGGAACGCCAAGGTTTACGAGAAGATGTCCCAGAGGTTCTTCCAACTGACCGGAGAGCAGCGTTTCAAAGAGGAGATCAAGATGAAAATCACCAACATGTCTTTCCAGTACAG GCGACTGAAATCCACAGTTGGTGAAAGTGGGGAAACGCCGGACTGGCCGTACTACAAAGCCATCGAGAAGATCCTCTCCAAGCCGCTGGAGAACGGGCGGGTGAACTCTTTGGAGTTTCAGGCCTCCGGTGCAggtccctccacctcctcccagtCTACAGAAAACCTAGTGCCCCAGTCAGAGGAGGGGATGCTGGGATTCCTGCCAGAGTACACGGGATCCTCAGATGAGATGGAAATAAAGCAAGAGCTGGACTCGTTGAGCTCTGACAGTGAGAACACACAAGGCTCCAG CTCCCATCCTATTTCAGCCAGAAAGAGGAATGCCAACAAGCACCTGtccatgaagaagaagaaactacGGGTGATGCAGGCCATGCTACAGCAACAAAAGAGGTCAAGCCGAGCCATAGAGGAGACGTGCAGAGAGGTCCGTCGGGCCATTCACCAACAGAACCTGCTCCAGGTCcagtgtctgcagctgcaggagcGTATGATGAACCTTCTGGAGAAGATGATCCAGCCTCCTTCCGCCACGTCAGCGTCATGGGGTCAGAGTGGGGTCAAAGATCCAGGGAAGCCATGA
- the dtx4a gene encoding E3 ubiquitin-protein ligase DTX4a, translating to MLLASAVVVWEWLNEHGRWRPYSPAVCHHIEAVIRSDPRCGSVVLGQVDSRLSPYIIDLHSMHQFRQDTGTLRPVRRSFYDPTSAPGQGWLWEWENDAGSWTAYDTEVGIAIQAARDRQQPWLDLAPLGFCYLIDFESMTQINGQTQRCRRIQRRSDLAYPLVSGPLPKSHHAWGPTSMPGHGGLLGVDVSGVGMGIRMSSSGTGNGSAYPSGALPASAITSLGQPCACQQCMLVLSVKAGTMSTAHTLGRRPPQTKPPSPKISSHPVPGGSYSLTLPRPPSLSRSLSPNRTSIVGATGGFNVGGMGGAGGVGVIGGGGGVSSSSLGFGGGFTHSLSLLGSATAALSISSTRPPPPPLPPPPPPPPPPSTAPSSVVTSPPHPSTSSSSLSASCSAPTAPAPVPAPGPPLISTAASTCTPAPSARVLGPVSSSGAAACAAPLPPRSSLAGLSRPALQRIAMAQSRALIASGVPTVPVKNLNGSSPVHPALAGITGILMSAAGLPVCLTRPPKLVLHPPPVSKSDIKPVPGLGHCCRKTTKKQARKGKTPEEVVKRYLQKVRNPPEEDCTICMEALAGPSGYKGPGVGGISRAESVGRLAQCGHQYHLQCLVAMYNNGNKDGSLQCPTCKTIYGVKTGNQPPGKMEYHVIPHSLPGHPDCKTIRIIYNIPPGIQGPEHPNPGKPFTARGFPRHCYLPDSEKGRKVLRLLLVAWDRRLIFSVGTSSTTGESDTVIWNEVHHKTEFGSNLTGHGYPDPGHLDNVLEELKAQGITEEECLPRD from the exons ATGTTACTAGCATCCGCCGTAGTGGTATGGGAATGGCTGAACGAGCACGGACGCTGGCGGCCCTACAGCCCAGCTGTCTGTCATCACATCGAGGCAGTCATCCGGAGCGACCCGCGGTGTGGTAGTGTTGTCCTCGGCCAGGTGGACTCTCGCCTCTCGCCCTACATCATCGATTTGCATTCCATGCACCAGTTCCGACAAGACACAg GTACCCTTCGACCGGTACGACGTAGCTTCTACGACCCCACCTCAGCTCCAGGCCAGGGCTGGTTGTGGGAGTGGGAGAACGACGCCGGCAGTTGGACGGCATACGACACGGAAGTGGGCATCGCCATCCAGGCGGCACGAGATCGTCAGCAGCCCTGGCTGGACCTGGCACCGCTGGGTTTCTGCTACCTCATTGACTTCGAAAGCATGACCCAAATCAACGGGCAGACGCAACGCTGCCGGCGCATCCAGCGCCGCTCCGACCTGGCTTATCCCCTTGTGTCTGGGCCCCTGCCTAAGTCCCACCATGCCTGGGGTCCCACGTCAATGCCCGGTCATGGAGGACTGCTTGGTGTGGATGTATCTGGAGTGGGCATGGGGATCAGGATGAGCAGCAGTGGGACTGGAAATGGGAGTGCGTACCCCAGCGGGGCTCTCCCTGCTTCAGCCATCACCTCTCTGGGACAGCCCTGTGCCTGTCAGCAGTGTATGCTGGTACTGAGTGTGAAAGCAGGCACGATGTCGACTGCTCACACTCTGGGTCGGAGACCGCCACAGACCAAGCCACCTAGTCCCAAAATCAGCAGTCACCCTGTCCCGGGAGGGTCGTACTCATTAACCCTCCCTCGTCCTCCTTCCCTGTCACGATCACTTTCCCCAAACAGGACGTCTATAGTTGGGGCGACAGGTGGTTTCAATGTAGGTGGGATGGGTGGTGCAGGAGGTGTAGGTGTCAtcggtggtggtggcggtgttAGCAGTTCCAGCCTTGGCTTTGGAGGAGGCTTCACCcattctctttccctccttggCTCAGCTACTGCCgccctctccatctcctccacccGTCCCCCTCCTCCGCCTCTCCCCCCACCgccgccacctcctccaccaccctccACCGCGCCGTCGTCTGTCGTCACTTCTCCCCCTCAcccttccacctcctcctcctccctctctgcttcctgttctGCACCTACAGCACCCGCTCCAGTGCCCGCTCCAGGGCCACCTCTCATCTCCACAGCTGCCTCCACCTGTACACCCGCGCCTTCTGCCCGCGTCCTGGGTCCAGTGTCCTCATCTGGTGCTGCTGCCTGCGCGGCCCCCCTGCCGCCGCGGTCCAGCCTAGCAGGGCTAAGCCGACCTGCACTGCAGCGTATCGCCATGGCTCAGTCACGTGCCCTTATCGCCTCTGG agtGCCAACCGTTCCAGTGAAGAACCTGAATGGATCCAGCCCTGTGCACCCTGCGCTGGCAG GTATTACAGGCATCCTGATGAGTGCAGCGGGACTTCCCGTCTGCCTGACCCGCCCGCCCAAGCTGGTGCTTCATCCTCCACCTGTGAGCAAGAGTGACATCAAGCCCGTGCCTGGTCTGGGTCACTGCTGCCGCAAGACAACCAAGAAACAGGCCCGCAAAG GCAAGACCCCTGAGGAGGTGGTGAAAAGGTACCTTCAGAAAGTTCGCAATCCCCCAGAGGAG GACTGCACCATCTGCATGGAGGCCCTCGCAGGACCATCAGGCTATAAGGGCCCCGGCGTGGGTGGTATCTCCCGGGCCGAGTCGGTGGGCCGCCTGGCACAGTGTGGTCACCAGTACCACCTCCAGTGCCTCGTTGCAATGTATAACAATGGCAACAAAGATGGCAGCCTGCAGTGCCCCACCTGCAAGACCATTTATGGAGTCAAGACTGGCAACCAGCCCCCAGGCAAGATGGAGTACCATGTCATTCCCCACTCACTGCCTGGCCACCCTGACTGCAAAACCATCCGGATTATTTACAACATCCCTCCTGGCATCCAG GGCCCAGAGCACCCAAATCCAGGCAAACCCTTCACCGCCCGTGGGTTCCCCAGACACTGCTACCTCCCTGACAGCGAGAAGGGACGCAAG GTTCTGAGGCTGCTCCTGGTAGCGTGGGACCGCCGGCTCATTTTCTCCGTGGGCACGTCCAGCACCACTGGCGAGTCTGACACAGTCATTTGGAACGAAGTGCACCACAAGACGGAGTTTGGCTCCAACCTGACTGGGCATGGGTACCCCGACCCCGGCCACTTGGACAACGTCCTGGAGGAGCTCAAGGCTCAGGGCATCACCGAGGAGGAGTGTCTTCCCAGAGACTGA